Part of the Cyprinus carpio isolate SPL01 chromosome A23, ASM1834038v1, whole genome shotgun sequence genome, GTTTCGAGTCTCAGATCTGGCAGaaattgtcggtggggggagtgaatgaccagcatgCTTTCtacaccttcaataccacgactgaggtgagacccttgagcaaggcactgaaaccccaactgctccccggatgccgcagcaatatggctgcccactgctccgggtgtgtgttcactactgtgtgtgtgtgcacttggatgggttaaatgcagagcacaaattccgagtacggaacaccatacttggccacatgtcacttcactttcacttttcactttcatattgAATCATTTGTGGAGAGTCAGGATCATCAATTTCATCTTTGTGACACTGATTCacaaaacactagtttattaataaatgattcaaatatctccttactatttccccccaACATATACATGGTAACTTTTGCAGCAGATTTAGCCTATTTAGCATGCTCATGTCACGTTGGTGTGCACCATGGTCACAAATATTcatcatttgcatgcatttttaaggattgtggtttaaaaacagcaagctgtcttttaaaaaaaacagcactacATGTGCAAGCTGTCTGTTTCTGAGTGTGATTTCTGCAATTGGGTCAGATCGAGGTCGGGTCATATTCACACCATATTCACACCGAACCATACCAGAGTTTGTTTGAAATCGGAcagagaccacctcttcagctgggtcttgGTACTATAGTTTGGTCCGCACCAGTGTGCGATTGCTGTACTCACACCTGCGCAAAAGATCCGCAAAAAGAGGGGAAACGAACTTGAGTTTGattcaatcgaaccaaacaagactaaaattaagatatttttaatgaacctGAGAGTTTTCAGTCCTTCCATTAAAAGTACAGGCAACTAAACCTTAGAAGATCCTTGATCTTCTTGATTCATGTGGATTCAGTTTACAACAgatttatgacctttttggatGTTGTaggttttggttacctggactttcacTGGAGGAACAGAAACCtctcatatttcattaaatatatcttaattcgTTTTTTCGAAGATTAACCAGTCTTACAAGTtttgaaatgatgacagaattttcatttttgggaaacTATTCCTTTGTCGAGGCCTAAAAGAGACTCTTTTTACATCAAGGTTGGCCAAGAGTGATTTAAATCCAATGAACAGATATCTTCTGATCAAACAGGAAAATTTGAGATGGAAATAATATGACACCATAAACCTAAACAGATTACATATATAGAGGCTGCTTGCGATCAAACTGAAGAAAGCTAACAGGGTAGGAGAAAAATACAAGTAATTTTCCACTCACCCATCCTCCTTGGCTCTGGATCCAGGGCTGAATTTTGTTGTCTAGGTAGACGATCATCCATTCCGCGATGCTTCCCACTAGTGGGCTCATCTCTTTCTCCACGCACTCAACACACAGAGCCCCTCCAAAGGCAAACAGTCCCACGATGCGGCCCCAGTTGACACCGTCGCGGAACACCTCATCCATTACGCTCTCAAAGCTCTGGTACGCCGTGGCAGGCGTGATGTGGAGCTGCAAGGACAGGTCGTTGAATGCTTGGGAATAACGCAGCTCAAACTCGTTGGCAGAATCACGAAGTGCCTCCTTTACAGCGTCCAGACCCCCAGTCCCGTTCGTCTGACGCTGGGGGGTTGAAGCGGGGGACCTTGGTGGGGTCCCAGTGGAACCAGTACTTGTTCCGTTCAGGGATCCATTAACGAGGGTCGTCGTTCCTGCTGCCTCCTCATCATCATTCCCTTCCGCCGCATCAGTCCGATTTGTGTCTTCTGTAAATTCAATGTGGTTGTAGGGGTAGTTCCTCTGCGAGagtttgtatttaataaaaaacaccacCAGTTCTCGGTTATAGTAAGACATAATTCACGTTGTTGCTTGTCGTTCTCCGATGTCTGAATATCCACTTGCTCGTTCTTAGAACACAGTGCACACCCTTGCGTCCTTCTTAGGCTTCTGCCGACGCTCAGGGATGGTGCAATGGCTCATACCCTGTGGTAAGACAACAGTGCAATGAATTGATCCGTAAATACGCAATCATTTTCACAAACGGAGAGGAGGGGGTCAGGGTGAAACTTTTGGAAGAGGTTAAGAGGCACTGaagataaacagtttttttttcaccctctaAAGCCCTCTTACTTAATGTAGAGGCTTGATCAAAGGAACAGATGGTAGCCTCTCATCACCTGCCTCCAAATGAAAAACATGGACAATATTCCCTTCTCCCCCTGTCCAAGACATGGCTAAATGTACACAGACCTTGACATGAGTGAATTTTAAACAGCATGGGGGAAGAACAGACAGCGTGGCCAGGATTATGATTCCCTCATTTCAACAAATCTATAATGGACCTTAATTGTGGTGCCAGAAGAACCAGTCATGAGTCGCAGACAAAAGATACCCAAGTGCTTCATGGCGGTTTACATAAGAAacgcattttaaaatgttttgacaactcatgtataattaaaaaacttaatgtATTTGTATAATCTCAGCTAAACAAACAAAGACTGAAATTAatacatgaatttaaaattacataaatgtattattacatttatttttttgctgatttcGTCTTTTTTGACCACATCGCGGGTGTTGCCGCGGTGCATTATCTGATCGCTCCTGGGAAAAGCACGAGAGTTCTCAGGAAACACTGGATCAGCCAAACACGTGCTGACAACGAGGCTCAGAGCACAGCACATGAACATTCCAGAAGCTGCTCTTTTTGTCGTgggaaaaatatgtaataaataaaacaataattcacaTATTTTGCTACTTAACAAATGACTCATGACCCTCTGTCCGAATATGACGCATATTCTCTAAAATACAAGCCACATTCTTTATtccacatgtactgtatatgtaacgTTAAGTCTATTACATGATGTGGTCGCATTTACTGACGTCTCTGGATTGATCAGCAGACTCTTCCAAGAGTGAATTATTTAAGATTCTAATAAGGAAACACGCGGTGTGTTTACAAACACGATGTCAGCTCACAGCACTGCGCACATTCCCACATAGAGCCCCCGCGTGTATGAATAACGTTACCTTACAGACGAACACGAAAGCAGTTCACTGTTTCATGTTAGAATTCTCAAgaaacttcttctttttttcttaagagAAAGTCTACATACAGTAGTGGCTAATATACAGGTATGCATTTTGCAACTTCAACGTCCACATTTTTCTACTTTATCCCACGTTATCGTGCTTAGTGACAACATTTAAGATCGTGACAACACGGAGAGTAAAAGAGCATTCAGCTTACCATAACACAGTCTGCTTAACGTTCTCCTCTCGTAGTTTAAGACAACCAAGCAAACAACTCCAGTGAGTTTATGTGAATGTTAGTTATAGATTAAGCGACAATATCAAATGGAAACTGCGGCAGATCAAAAGTAATACTGTATGAGGTAAAAACGAGCGAGTGCTGggtatttctctttaaagcagACCTCCCCTCTCCGTGATAGGATATGATCACCTAAATGACGCTCGCGCTGCCTGCCCCAACCATTACGTAATAGAGGCTTCATCCTCGGGCCCATAGCACAGGCCGAGCGGAAACAACCAGTCAGTTCTGTGTTTAATGCAAGACGTATCAAACTGTAAGAGAAGAGACCGCACAGAATCACTGCAGTCCGAGAAAACAGACATATAAGGACCAAATTCGTAATTGTCAGCCAAACATTGCCGCTGATCACAAGCAGAGCGTGAGAGCTCTCCAAATGTCAGCCTGAGGAGAAACACTGgatgtatattatttaataatgtcgTAATCTTTTATCGGTGTGCATACAGCTAGCATACATTATTTAGGCACGTAAGTGAAATTAAACACCCCTTTATGATTTATTTTCGAATGAATGCAATGCATTTCTGCAGGCATTTAAGTCATGAGACACACCACATACTAGTAAGAGAGCAAATTAACAACAGCCCTACATACTTGATGGTTCTTGTTGGCCAAGAATGCGTTTCCTGTTAAATTCAAGCCAACTAACTTTACGTCAATCTTCCCCCTTCGGCTAAGGTTAGTTAGCCGTGTACGTTAGCTAGCGTCATGGAAGATGGACTGGCTGTACAGGGAAACACGAAATCATTTGGAAGCGGCTATAAAGATAAAGCTCACATTTCATACCGCATCGCAGACCTTTGGCACTTACTTTGATATTTGGAAAGGCAAATTCTCCCACATGATCGATGTCGGCGAGTTTCTCGTCGACCAGAGTGCATTCGGTGTAGAGCCGCTGTCAGCCGCGCGTTCAGAGCTCAGAACATTCAGCAGCGCTTAGTTCCGCCCCTTTAAAAGCTGCTCTTTAAACTACGGGCCTATTCATACATTACAGAAGACACATCAGATGTGGACTGAGTCTGCTAGCTTACGGGGTAACTGTTTTAGTCACTCCGGAGTCGTTGATTAAAGTGTATTATCGTTTGAAAAGCAACATTCGATTAACGTTATGTTTTCAAATGTCGAGACGCGCCATTCAGTGTAACTGCTACTAATACTGATGACTACATCATAACGAACTCGCAACTTTTACACATTATGGGGTCTGATATAAATTCCTCTCGATAATTTTCTTAATCTGACtacaaatatttgtatatgaATACTTAACTGACGTTATGAATGTTCATTTTAGATGTACAGTAAACAAAGAGTGGCAGAATTACTATGGTAACCTTTGTTACCCCAAAACGCGCGTGATGCGTCTGTTACAGCGACACCCTGTGGCGTATTTAAATGTGTACAAATCTTcgctatattaataaaatgaaattcttCGTTTGATATGCCGGTGTTGTCATGATATAAAGCAGTTTTTAAACACTCAAGGACCCTCCACCCAGACTCTCATTCAAACAAGAGACCCCAAATATAAAAGAACAAACTTTACAacaatatatatgcattttagatCGTTATACAGATATTGCCATAAAAATATGAGGAAACTCAGTTTTAGACCGCTCTTTGAAAACCTTAATATAGAAGTAACAACATGTACAGGTAGGAGAAAATTCAATGGTTCAGAATTTCAAACTTTATTGATTACTTCACCAAATGCTTGTAAGATTACGTCACAATATGTATAGAGTTGAacattattctgtatattttacatgaaaactTTACACATTGTATTTcttcatatactatatatatttatatttcccaGTCTCAAGGGAAGCAAAGTAGACATCCATAGTTGCAAGGGAAGGAAtgcttttcagaaaatatttaaatgcaccTCAAGAATGAAATACATCCTTCGTGAAAATGAATCGGGAGTTGAATCTACACTGGTAATACACTAGCAAGTCATATGTTTCTGGGGTTTAATGAAGATATACCTGgattatacagtacatttgtatTCCTGTATTTCTCCCACTTCACTCGTTTTATAATGACATCAGTGACTGGCATCCGTGCTGTAAACTGATTCAGTCTGACTCCAAATCAAGAGTGAACAGCACTTGCaaaaatgaattgtttaaaaaaaaaatctattaagcAAACTTTAGtacactaaaattaaatattcattagatGTCTTAAGATTTCAATGATAaatatgaaccaaaaaaaaaaggattaccaaacccttaaaaaagaaaaagaaaaaaagcaataaatctGAATATGATGGAAACCAAAGGAGCATGATGTGTGGCATTTAAGGAATAGTAGTGTCTGGCTGGTCTGGATTAGCAAGCATGTAAAATAAACACCAAATGCTTTGAAAGCAACCGTAACAATCTTAGGAAAATTTGGGGTTTAGTGTGAACCCACTGAAACCAAATTCAAGTCTTTTACCCCAaactaaaagcattttaaatgcaaaaagctCTGTGAGGTTGCTTGAGTGAATTTAAATCGGagttaattgtttaattgtatgATGAATCAATAAAGGACAATGATAATGGACATTTTTGGACCTTAACAAATCGTTAACAAATATGCCATTATTCACTGGCACAAGCTCTTTGCACGCTGGGTGTCATTTACAAGCTCTTATTAACAGGGGATGGTCTCATTTCTATATGTCTATCTTTCTTCAGcctttaaaacagacaaaaatttaCAGATAGGACAAAAGCCAAAACAATTAAATCAACAGACGATCAGAAACCAGATATACAGCAATACTGGTAATAAATTATTTTCGTAGCCATCCAGaagaaagtcaaaataaaaataaacaaatatgactCATGACTCTTAACAGCACAGACAGATGACACAGCAGAAGAGTCACCCTGCTGAGTCACATTGCTGTTCTCTCATAGGGGAGCGACTGACAGCAATGAGTCAGGACTGGCAGAGGAAAGTATGGGACAGTCACACGCAACCATTCTGCGTTCCTGTCCAGTCCTTCAAATCACAGCAGAGGCTTATACACGCAGACCTTCCATCCACTTTACAGACCCGCTTTCTTCCCAGTTCATCTTTCCCAGTTCTGATCCACATTATGATGATGAAGGCTGAGCTTTGCCCAATTCAGGAGCGGCGATGTGGAAGACGAAGCCGATGCGAAGGAAAAATCGCCGCAAAACAGCACGAAGCTCTGGAATGAGGTCAAACTGCATCATCTCACACAGATGGTGGTAGTAGCAGGACGCATGAGGCTTGAACTGAAAGAGAGATGACAATGTTAGACATTCACGGGCTAacgccattttattttattttattttaaatttaattgaattaattttgatAGGACAGTTTAGCAGCGACAGGAGGCGAAGTAGGAGAGAGAGGAGGCGAGATCAGGAAAGGTCCATGAgccgggattcgaactcgggacgcctGGAGCGTAATAGTACTATATGTCGGcgcactgcccacaaggctattggcGTATAAGTGTATTATGGagtatttcactcaaaaattaaaatttctccatgatttactcacccttaagccatcctaggtgtatatcaCACacctctcccaaaaaaaaaaaaataaaaaaaaaaattaaaaaaaaaaaaaaaatgtcctggctcttccaagttttataatgacagtgaatggtggtcaagattttgaagcccaaaaaagtgcatccattcaTCATAAAATGTGCTCCAGATGGCTCccaggggttaataaaggccttctgaagcctGTGTGATGCATTTgcgtaagaaaaatatccatatttacaactttacaaaCTGTCAACTGTCTgtctctagcttccactaactgtcatACTCACtttcacgagagagtggcattcCATCAGATGACGTAAGCGGAGCAtaagctctggtgagaatatgctagtctcgtgagaaccaatttttttttacagcaaagaaaaaccagtctcctcttggcttatattgaaatcctccaacatttttctttaaaaatccttgttttgtacttctaatttgtgaccggAGCTTTGTTTTGCGCTCTCCTCTGCGCTTCCGTGTTCGTCACTTCTCACCTGAGTTTACGCTACACCTACGTCATtcgctggaacgccactctctcatgAACAAACGTACGGCAGTTaacagaagctagagattacagtttataaagttttaaatatggagaTTTTTCTTGCATAAATGCAttgcttcacttcagaaggcctttattaaccccttgaagccgtgtggagcactttttatgatggatgtatgcacatttttttggacttcaaaatctcgaccaccaTTAATGGCAATGAATTAGACAAATTAGACATACAaattagaaatacaaaacaataaagcTTGGAACCACCAGGACATTTTGTAATATAACTCCaaatgtatttgtctgaaagaaggaagtcatgtacacataggatggcttgagtaaatcatggggtcattttcttttttgggtgaactatccattaaaTCTTTTAAGTTAGGGGTTTTCCTTAAAGACCTTATAGCAGAGTGTCAATCTGGAGTGGAACGCCGCTGGGAAAA contains:
- the LOC109070376 gene encoding bcl-2-like protein 1; this translates as MSYYNRELVVFFIKYKLSQRNYPYNHIEFTEDTNRTDAAEGNDDEEAAGTTTLVNGSLNGTSTGSTGTPPRSPASTPQRQTNGTGGLDAVKEALRDSANEFELRYSQAFNDLSLQLHITPATAYQSFESVMDEVFRDGVNWGRIVGLFAFGGALCVECVEKEMSPLVGSIAEWMIVYLDNKIQPWIQSQGGWERFAEIFGKDAAAESRKSQENFRKWLLVGITLLTGVVVGSLIAQKRL